From Mus pahari chromosome 20, PAHARI_EIJ_v1.1, whole genome shotgun sequence, the proteins below share one genomic window:
- the LOC110337270 gene encoding acylcarnitine hydrolase-like gives MPQNQLHNRLNAGLFGLLLLLIHVQGQDSPESSPIRNTHAGQVRGSLVHLKDTKAGVHTFLGIPFAKPPVGPLRFAPPEAPEPWSGVRDGTAHPAMCLQNHDMMNEGLPEMKMILSSFAMSEDCLYLNIYAPTHAHEGSNLPTVAKRSGCEATDSQALVRCLRGKSEAEILAVNKVFKIIPAVVDGEFFPRHPKELLASEDFHPVPSIIGVNTDEYGWIIPKIMSLAQEINRITKENLQAVLKNTAAQMMLPPDCIDLLMEEYMGNTDDPQILQIRFTEMMGDFMFVIPALQVAHFQRSHAPVYFYEFQHPPSYFKNVRPPHMKADHADEVPFVFGSSYWGMKLDFTEEEKLLSRRMMKYWANFARHGNPNSEGLPYWPLMDHDDQYLQLDTQSAVGRALKARRLQFWTKTLPQKIQELNMENHAEL, from the exons ATGCCACAGAACCAACTACATAATAGGCTGAATGCTGGACTCTTCGGGCTGCTGCTTCTTCTTATCCATGTGCAGG GTCAGGACTCACCAGAGTCCAGCCCCATCAGGAACACTCACGCTGGCCAGGTGAGAGGCAGTCTTGTACACTTGAAGGACACTAAAGCTGGTGTCCACACCTTCCTGGGAATTCCCTTTGCCAAGCCTCCTGTAGGACCACTGCGCTTTGCACCTCCTGAGGCCCCTGAGCCATGGAGTGGTGTGAGAGATGGGACTGCACATCCAGCCAT GTGTCTGCAAAATCATGATATGATGAATGAAGGCCTGCCAGAGATGAAAATGATTCTGTCTTCCTTTGCTATGTCTGAGGACTGCCTGTatctgaacatctatgcaccaacCCATGCCCATGAGGGTTCTAACCTGCCT ACGGTGGCCAAGCGCTCTGGATGTGAGGCCACGGATTCACAGGCCCTGGTGCGCTGTCTGAGAGGCAAGAGTGAAGCAGAGATTCTGGCTGTTAACAAG GTCTTCAAGATAATCCCTGCTGTGGTGGATGGGGAGTTCTTCCCCAGGCATCCCAAAGAGTTGTTGGCATCTGAGGATTTTCACCCTGTCCCCAGCATCATTGGTGTCAACACTGATGAGTATGGTTGGATCATTCCTAAG ATTATGAGCCTTGCTCAGGAAATAAACAGAATAACCAAGGAGAACCTGCAGGCTGTTCTGAAGAATACAGCAGCACAAATG ATGCTGCCTCCTGATTGTATAGACCTGCTAATGGAAGAGTACATGGGGAACACTGATGATCCCCAGATCCTCCAAATAAGGTTCACAGAGATGATGGGAGATTTCATGTTTGTGATCCCTGCACTCCAAGTAGCACATTTTCAAC GTTCCCATGCCCCTGTCTACTTCTATGAGTTCCAACATCCACCCAGCTACTTCAAGAATGTCAGACCACCCCACATGAAGGCTGACCATGCTGATGAGGTTCCTTTTGTCTTTGGGTCCTCCTACTGGGGCATGAAAC TTGACTTCACTGAGGAGGAGAAGCTGCTGAGCAGGCGAATGATGAAGTACTGGGCCAACTTTGCAAGACATGG GAACCCCAACAGCGAGGGTCTACCCTACTGGCCTTTGATGGACCATGATGATCAGTACCTGCAGCTGGACACCCAGTCTGCTGTGGGCCgagccctgaaggccagaaggcTGCAGTTCTGGACCAAGACTCTGCCCCAGAAGATACAGGAGCTAAACATGGAAAACCATGCAGAGCTGTAG
- the LOC110337269 gene encoding LOW QUALITY PROTEIN: acylcarnitine hydrolase-like (The sequence of the model RefSeq protein was modified relative to this genomic sequence to represent the inferred CDS: substituted 1 base at 1 genomic stop codon) — MPRNQLHNGLNAGLFGLLLLLIHVQGQDSPEANPIRNTYTGQVQGSLIHVKDTKAGVHTFLGIPFAKPPVGPLRFEPPEVPEPWSGVRDGTSQPAMCLQNLDMLNEAGLPDLKMILSSFSMSEDCLYLNIYTPAHAHEGSNLPTVAKRSGCEATDSQALVRCLRGKSEAEILAVNKVFKMIPAVVDGEFFPRHPKELLASEDFHPVPSIIGVNTDEFGWTIPMVMGSAQMIKQITRENLQAVLKDTAVQMMLPPECGDLLMEEYMGDTEDAQTLQIQFTEMMGDFMFVIPALQVAHFQRSHAPVYFYXFQHPPSYFKDVRPSHVKADHADEVPFVFGSFFLGMKLDFTEEEKLLSRRMMKYWANFARHGNPNSEGLPYWPVLDHDEQYLQLNTQPAVGRALKARRLQFWTKTLPQKIQELKASQDKHTEL, encoded by the exons ATGCCACGGAACCAACTACATAATGGGCTGAATGCTGGACTCTTcgggctgctgctgcttcttatCCATGTGCAGG GTCAGGACTCACCAGAGGCCAACCCCATCAGAAACACATATACAGGACAGGTCCAAGGCAGCCTTATCCATGTGAAGGACACTAAAGCTGGTGTCCATACCTTCCTGGGAATCCCCTTTGCCAAGCCTCCTGTAGGACCACTGCGCTTTGAACCTCCTGAGGTCCCTGAACCATGGAGTGGTGTGAGAGATGGGACCTCACAGCCGGCCAT GTGTCTGCAAAATCTTGACATGCTGAATGAAGCAGGCCTGCCAGATCTGAAAATgatcctgtcttccttctctatGTCTGAGGACTGCCTGTATCTGAACATCTACACGCCAGCCCACGCCCATGAGGGCTCTAACCTGCCT ACGGTGGCCAAGCGCTCTGGATGTGAGGCCACGGATTCACAGGCCCTGGTGCGCTGTCTGAGAGGCAAGAGTGAAGCAGAGATTCTGGCTGTTAACAAG GTCTTCAAGATGATCCCTGCTGTGGTGGATGGGGAGTTCTTCCCCAGGCATCCCAAAGAGTTGTTGGCATCTGAGGATTTTCACCCTGTCCCCAGTATCATTGGTGTCAACACTGATGAGTTTGGTTGGACCATTCCTATG gtcatGGGCTCTGCTCAGATGATAAAGCAAATAACCAGAGAGAATCTGCAGGCTGTTCTGAAGGATACAGCAGTACAAATG atgctgcctcctgagtgtggtgaCCTGCTAATGGAAGAATACATGGGGGACACTGAGGATGCCCAGACCCTCCAAATACAGTTCACAGAGATGATGGGAGATTTCATGTTTGTGATCCCTGCACTCCAAGTAGCACATTTTCAGC GCTCCCATGCCCCTGTCTATTTCTATTAGTTCCAACATCCACCCAGCTACTTCAAGGATGTCAGACCATCCCATGTGAAGGCCGACCATGCTGATGAGGTTCCTTTTGTCTTTGGGTCCTTCTTCTTGGGCATGAAAC TTGACTTCACTGAGGAGGAGAAGCTGCTGAGCAGGCGAATGATGAAGTACTGGGCCAACTTTGCACGACATGG GAACCCCAACAGCGAGGGTCTACCCTACTGGCCTGTGTTGGACCATGATGAGCAGTACCTGCAGCTGAACACCCAGCCTGCTGTGGGTCgagccctgaaggccagaaggcTGCAGTTCTGGACCAAGACTCTGCCCCAGAAGATCCAGGAGCTAAAGGCTTCTCAGGACAAGCACACGGAGCTTTAG